The genomic segment CCGCAACACCTAGGCGAGAAGTGAACGGAACGCCGGAATCTCTCGTTTCTCCAACGGCGTGTCGGGGGTGTGGCAGATAGAGCCGTGTGGCGAGGGCGCGTGACGCTCGCTGCCTGAGCCTCGCAGGGCTGTTCCTGTGGCCGGCTCGTGAGCCGGCAAAGCGTGTCGTGGGGCACGTGCCGAACGACCCCGATGTGGAGCACGCCCGATCAATCCCAGGTGACACCTGGTGTCGTCACGGCGTGGAGCCGAACCCGTGTGCTGAGGACCTTCCCGGTAGTCGCGCCGGCACTGGGGGCTTGCCGCGCGCTCCACCCCGGAGCAGTTCTCGGCGGCGGGAGCTTTCGACGAGGTCGTCGGCTGATCGCATCTGGCGGCTGATCCGCACCTGTGCCCGAGATGCGTCTCGGCTCCCGCCCTCGGGTCCGCTCGCGCGTGCCACCCGAGGCACTTGACAGCGACCGACCGGCTTGAAATTCTGTTGGCAGGATAAGAGCTCTGCTATGCAGAGAGTCAGCTCGTGAGGAGTCGTCGATGACCGACCAGGATGCCCTTCTCCGAGATGTGCGGCGGGGGATGATCCCCGCGCACATCTACAACGACGAGGAGGTGTTCGATCTCGAGAAGGAGCGGCTGTTCAGCCGGGCGTGGCAGTTCGTGGGCCACGAGTCCGAGGTGCCCCAGCCCGGCGATTACGTCGTCCGCAGGGTGCTCGAGGACTCGTTCATCATCGCCCGTGGCGAGGATGGGCAGATCCGGGCGATGTTCAACATGTGTCTGCATCGTGGAATGCAGGTGTGTCGTGCGGAGATGGGCAACGCCTCCCATTTCCGGTGCCCCTATCACGGCTGGTCGTATCGCAACGACGGGCGGATCGTCGGGTTGCCCTTCCACAAGGACGCCTACGGTGGGGAGGCGGGCTTCCGCCGCAAGGGCCAGACGTTGCTTCCGGCTCCGTCGCTGGCCGTCTATAACGGACTGATCTTCGTGAGCTTGGACCCGGATGCGCCGCCGCTGCGGGAGTATCTGGGTGACTTCGCCTTCTATCTCGACTACTACACCCGTCAGTCCGCGAGCGGCATCGAGCTTCGCGGCCCGCAGCGATGGCGGGTGAAGGCCAACTGGAAGATCGGCGCGGAGAACTTCGCCGGCGACATGTACCACACGCCGCAGACGCACACGTCGGTCGTCGAGATCGGCTTGTTTCGCGAGCCGAAGGCCGAGAAGCGCAAGGACGGCAACACGTACTGGGCGGGAAACGGTGGTGGCACGACCTACAAGTTGCCCCCGGGCACGCTCGAAGAACGCTTGCGTTACGTCGGATACCCCGACGAGATGGTCGAGCGGATGAAGACGCAGTGGTCGCAGAACCAGCTCGACGTCATCGGGCGCGACGGCTTCATGGTGTCGGCGGCGTCCCTGTTCCCGAACATGAGCCTGGTGCACAACTGGCCGCGTGTCGAGGAGTCCGACGACGTGTTGCCGTTCATCTCCATCCGGACCTGGCAGCCGGTGGGCCCGGACGAGACCGAGGTGCTGTCGTGGTTCGCGGTCGATGCCGAGGCGCCCGAAGAGTTCAAGGCGCTGTCCTACAAGGCCTACCTGATGTGCTTCGGCTCCACCGGCATGTTCGAGCAGGACGACGTGGAGAACTGGGTCTCGCTGACCAACACCGCGGCCGGCGCCATGGCGCGCAGGCTGCTGCTGAACAGCCGAATGGGTCTGCTGGAGGACGATACCGAGGTGGTTCCGCCGCTGCCGCCGGAGCAGTTCGCCGGTCCGGGAGAAGCTCATGTCGGGTACGGCGAGTACAACCAGCGGCACCTGTTGTCCCGCTGGGCTGACTACCTCGAACGGCCTGTCGAGAAGGTGACGCAGGTCGCGGTCTCGGACGTGCAGTCCGGCGACGAGGAGGTGTCCGCATGAGCCTCGACATGTCCCCGACGACACCGAAGCCGAGTGAGGAGAAGATCGGCGCCCGGCCGACCGGCAACGGCGGTCCGTACTCGGCGCAGTCCCAGCTGGGAGCGCATGCGCCGACCACCCAACGGATCGGAGCGAGCCTGCCCTTCTCGGACGAACGCCACCTGCTGGCACACCATTGGCTCGTCGAAGAAGCGTACATTTTGGACGCGCAGAACTACGAGGACTGGCTCGATCTGCTCGCCGAGGACATCCATTACCTGATGCCGGTGCGGGTCACGACGGCGCTGTCCGCGGGCTACGACGCCGCGCCAGGGATGGCGCACTTCGACGAGAACAAGTACTCGCTCTCGCGCCGGGTCGCGCGGTTCGTGACCGAACACGCGTGGACCGAGGATCCACCGTCGAGGCTTCGCCACTACGTCACCAACGTCCGGACGTTCGCCACGACCGATCCCGACGAGCTGATCGTGGATTCGGCGATGTTGCTCTACCGCAGTCGCGGAGACGTGCGTGAGGCTGCGGTGATCTCGGCGGGACGGGAGGATCTGTTGCGGCGCGACGGTTCCCAGTGGCTGCTCGCCCGCCGCACCATCCTCGTCGACGATTCGGTGTTGCGGACCCAGAACCTGGCGGTGTTCCTGTGATGCGCCGACTGAGCTGGGAGGGAGAGGCTGAGGACGCCGCCGCGGCAGCGGATGCGGCGGCGCAGCTGCGGGAACTCAAGGCCCATCAGATCGGTGAGGCGATCTCGGTCGGCAACGAGTTCGCCGAGATCCGGGTGTCCCGGGTGGAGACCCGCAACGGGGCCCGGCTGCTCGTGGAGTCGCCGAAGTCGGGACAGTGGGTGACGCTCTGTCCGCTCGAGATGGAGGCGCTCACCTGGCAGAACACCGAGACGTTCTCGGCGATGATCGGCCAACCGTTCGGGCCGCTGTTCGCTGGTGGGGACAGCGCATGACCGGGTGGTTGGAAGGGCGACGCGCGCTGATCGTCGGCGCCGGCTCGGGCATCGGGCGCGCTGTCGTGAACGCTTTCCAGCAGGAGGGCGCGCGCGTCGCTGTGCTGGAACGGGACGCCGCGAAGTGCGAGGCCCTGGAAGCGGAGGTGCCCGGGCTGCCCGTGGTGACCGGAGACGCGACCACTCGAACAGCGAACGACGAGGCGGTCGCGGCCACGGTCGAGGCGTACGGCGGGCTCGACATCCTGGTCAACTGCGTGGGCATCTTCGACTTCTATCGAGGAATCGGCGACCTGGATGCCGACACGATCGACTCCGCGTTCGACGAAATGTTCCGGACCAACGTCAAGAGCCATCTCCATTCGGTGAAGGCCGCGCTGCCCGCGCTGCGGGAGGCCCAGGGCACGGTGATCCTCACCGAGTCGACGTCGGCGTACTACCCGGGCCGGGGCGGCGTGCTCTACGTGCCGAGCAAGTTCGCGGTCCGCGGACTGGTCACGGCGCTGGCCCACGAGCTGGCGCCGCGGATCAGGGTCAACGGCGTCGCCCCCGGCGGCACGCTCAACACCGACCTGCGCGGGCTCGGGAGCCTGGGACTCGGCGACGAGCGACTCAACGATGCCCCGGATCGCGCCGCCGAGCTCTCCGCCCGCGTTCCGCTGCAGGTGGCACTGTCCGGTGAGGACCACGCGTGGAGCTACGTCTTCCTGGCGTCGAGCCGTTCGCGCGGCATCACCGGCGACGTGATCCACCCGGACGGGGGGATAGGCGTCAAAGCATGAGCACAGACGAGGAGGAACGACATGGCGGTCGTGAAGGCCGATCTTGAGGCGTGCCAGGGCTATGCGAACTGCGTGGTCGGCGCCGAAGACGTATTCGACATCGACGACGACGGTCTGGTCGTGGTGTTGCGGAGTGCGATCGACGACACCGATCGCGCTCGGGTGGAGGCCGCCGCGCGCAGCTGCCCGGTCAATGCGCTCGTGGTCGAGGACGACTGATGGCGCGTACCGTCATCGTGGGTGCTTCGATCGGCGGAGTGCGCACGGCGCAGGCGCTGCGAGCCGCGGACTACGGGGGCGAGATCGTGCTCGTCGGTGCCGAGGACGTGCTGCCCTACGACAAGCCTCCGTTGTCCAAGGCGCTGCTCGCCGGGGACGCGACGCCGGAATCCATCCGGCTGCTGTCCAGGGAGGAAGCGGAGGAGGCGGGCATTCGCCTCGAGCTCGGCCGAGCGGCTACGAGCCTGACCCCGGGCGCGAGGCGGGTCGTACTCGCCGACGGCACGGAGCTGGAGTACGACGATCTGGTCATCGCCACCGGCGCGCGGGCACGTCCGTCTCTCTGGGGCAACCCGCCCGGCGTGCACCTTGTCCGGTCGCTGTCCGACGCCGAGGGACTCGGCTCGGCGCTGCGCGCGGGCGGTCCGGTGGTGGTGGTCGGTGCGGGCTTCATCGGTGCTGAAGTGGCCGCGACCGCGGTCGGGATGGGGCTGACCGACGTCGCGATGGTCGACCCGGTCGAGGTGCCGCTGTCGCGGGTACTGAATCCCGAGGTGGCGAAGGACTTCGCCGTTCTGCATGAGAGTCACGGTGTGACGACGCGGTTCGGTGTGTCGGTCACCGGCATTCGGGTCGTGCCGACCGGGCTGGAGGTGGTGTTGGCCGACGGCACCATGTTGCCTGCCACCACGGTCGTCGTGGGCATCGGAGCGGTCCCGAACGACGACTGGCTCTCGGGCAGCGGGATCACCGTCCAGGACGGTGTCGTGTGTGATGAGTTCGGCCGGTCCGTCGACGATCCGCGGATCTGGGCGGTCGGCGACGTCGCGCGTTGGTGGCATCCACGGTACGAGCGCACGGTCCGGGCCGAACACTGGACGAACGCCGTCGAGCAGGCGGCCTGTGTCGCCCACAACATCGTCGATCCCACGGCGTTGCGGAGTCACACGCCGGTCGAGTACGTCTGGAGTGACCAGTACGACCGCAAGATCCAGCTCGTGGGACGGACGGGTGGCGACCAGGAGCACGTTCGGGTCGACGGAGCCGATCCCGGGCGCTCGTTCGCGGTGCTCTACGCCGACGCCGACGGGTTCTTCACCGGCGCCCTGACGGTGAGCTGGCCCAAGGCGCTGGTCGCCTGCCGCAGGGCACTGCACGACGGGGCGACCGCGCCCCGGACGCTCGTCGACATTCGCGCGGCCGTGGAAGCGGCCCGACCACGGCAACGTGCCGCACAGGAGGTTCTGTGATGAAGGCGCCGAACTCGGCCGAACTGGCCCCGCTGCGCACGTTGATCGCGGGCGCCTGCCGGGTACTGGCCGGGCGCGGGCTCGCCGACGGCATCCTCGGCCACATCAGCCTGCGTGTCGACGAGCGCCGGCTGCTCGTCCGTTGCCGGGGGCCGCGTGAGCGCGGTCTCGGGTACACGCTCGCCGATGACATCCGCCTGGTCGATCTCGACGGCGAGCCGGGAGCTCCGGGCGAGCTGGACGGCTACTCTCCCCCCAACGAGCTGCCGTTGCACACCGAGGTCCTGCGTCGCCGGCCCGACGTGGCATCGGTGGTGCACGCGCATCCGCCGGAGGTCGTGGCGGCCGATCTCGCCGGCATCGAGATCCGGCCGATCGTGGGGGCCTTCGACATCCCGGGTTCCCGGCTGGCCGCCGGCGGGGTGCCGGTATACCGGCGCGGGGTGTTGGTCCGGGACCGGCGGCTCGCGGCCGAGATGGTCGACTCGATGGGCGCCCGTCCGGTGGTGCTCCTGCGCGGGCACGGGATCACGAGCGCGGCCGCGACGGTGGAGCAGGCGGTACTACAGGCCATCAGTGTCGACGCGCTCGCCACGTTGTCCCTGCGCGTCGTCACCGCGGGCGGGCGCCTCGCCGATCTCCCGGCCGAGGACATGGCGGAGCTGCCCGATCTCGGCGCGAACTTCAACACCGGCGTCGCGTGGCGGCACGAGCTCGCCAGGCTGGCCGGCGTGGTCGATGATCGGCACCCGGTCGGGCCTTCCCACTGACCCGACCGGCACGGGCCGGCCCGTGCCGGGTGCTCCGCACCGAAAGGGGAGTGGAGACCCCGACACCGGGCCGGCCTCCGACCGCGTGCGCGGCGGAGAGCGGGTTGTTCGCGCTGTCATCCGGGCGTCGCTGGGAACGGAACCAGGTCCAATGGCCATCCCTGAAAAGCTGCCGTCGCCGCACACCGCGGTCTGCCGACGACACGCCCTTCCCGGGCGCGACGTCCGGAATCCGACTTTCCTCTACAGAGGACGATCGCGCGGACTCGGCGCGCCGCTCGCGCGCGGCCATGGTCGGCCGTCGCCCGGTGCTCCCAGCCCCTTCGGCGGCTGTCGCCGACTCCGCGATGGTCCGGTGTGCGTCGGCGTGGATCCCGACCTTGGGCACGTGGACCCGCCCGACGATCATACAGAAACAGTTTCTGTAGAGCGCAGTAAGGTGGAGGGTCAACGAACTGCGCAGCACTTGCCCGGATCGTGAACGGCACCACGATCAGAGTCGTGACGAGACGTGCGGACGAGTTCGGGCAGGGAGGTGAGTTGCGGCAACAGAAGCAGGTTCGGGGACCGGAGGGAATTCGCGTCGCCTCCGGCCTGGCCGCGCCGCCTCCGGGCACGTCGTCGTACGTCGTTGCTCAACGGATGCTATGGAGATTGGCGTACGATTCTGTCATGAAGAAATCTGGTACTGATGTGCACACGCTCGCCAGCGGTCCGGCACCGCAGTATCCGATCGAGTCGGTCGACAACGCACTGAAGATCCTGCTGCTGTTGGGAGAGCGTAGTGAGCTGCGGCTCACCGAGGTCGCGGAGTACCTCGGCGTCGCGTCGTCGACTGCGCACAGGCTCCTGGCGATGCTGCAGTACCGAGGCTTCATCCGGCAGGACAGCAGGTCGAAGGTGTACCGGCCCGGGACCGCGCTGACCGCTGTCGCCTTCGCGATCCTCCAGCGCTTCGATGTCCGCGAGACCGTCCGGCCGTCCCTGGAGTCACTCAATCGGGAACTGAGTGAGACCGTTCACCTGGGCATTCTCGACGG from the Saccharomonospora azurea NA-128 genome contains:
- a CDS encoding aromatic-ring-hydroxylating dioxygenase subunit alpha, producing the protein MTDQDALLRDVRRGMIPAHIYNDEEVFDLEKERLFSRAWQFVGHESEVPQPGDYVVRRVLEDSFIIARGEDGQIRAMFNMCLHRGMQVCRAEMGNASHFRCPYHGWSYRNDGRIVGLPFHKDAYGGEAGFRRKGQTLLPAPSLAVYNGLIFVSLDPDAPPLREYLGDFAFYLDYYTRQSASGIELRGPQRWRVKANWKIGAENFAGDMYHTPQTHTSVVEIGLFREPKAEKRKDGNTYWAGNGGGTTYKLPPGTLEERLRYVGYPDEMVERMKTQWSQNQLDVIGRDGFMVSAASLFPNMSLVHNWPRVEESDDVLPFISIRTWQPVGPDETEVLSWFAVDAEAPEEFKALSYKAYLMCFGSTGMFEQDDVENWVSLTNTAAGAMARRLLLNSRMGLLEDDTEVVPPLPPEQFAGPGEAHVGYGEYNQRHLLSRWADYLERPVEKVTQVAVSDVQSGDEEVSA
- a CDS encoding 3-phenylpropionate/cinnamic acid dioxygenase subunit beta — translated: MSLDMSPTTPKPSEEKIGARPTGNGGPYSAQSQLGAHAPTTQRIGASLPFSDERHLLAHHWLVEEAYILDAQNYEDWLDLLAEDIHYLMPVRVTTALSAGYDAAPGMAHFDENKYSLSRRVARFVTEHAWTEDPPSRLRHYVTNVRTFATTDPDELIVDSAMLLYRSRGDVREAAVISAGREDLLRRDGSQWLLARRTILVDDSVLRTQNLAVFL
- the hcaB gene encoding 3-(cis-5,6-dihydroxycyclohexa-1,3-dien-1-yl)propanoate dehydrogenase encodes the protein MTGWLEGRRALIVGAGSGIGRAVVNAFQQEGARVAVLERDAAKCEALEAEVPGLPVVTGDATTRTANDEAVAATVEAYGGLDILVNCVGIFDFYRGIGDLDADTIDSAFDEMFRTNVKSHLHSVKAALPALREAQGTVILTESTSAYYPGRGGVLYVPSKFAVRGLVTALAHELAPRIRVNGVAPGGTLNTDLRGLGSLGLGDERLNDAPDRAAELSARVPLQVALSGEDHAWSYVFLASSRSRGITGDVIHPDGGIGVKA
- a CDS encoding ferredoxin, giving the protein MAVVKADLEACQGYANCVVGAEDVFDIDDDGLVVVLRSAIDDTDRARVEAAARSCPVNALVVEDD
- a CDS encoding NAD(P)/FAD-dependent oxidoreductase, which translates into the protein MARTVIVGASIGGVRTAQALRAADYGGEIVLVGAEDVLPYDKPPLSKALLAGDATPESIRLLSREEAEEAGIRLELGRAATSLTPGARRVVLADGTELEYDDLVIATGARARPSLWGNPPGVHLVRSLSDAEGLGSALRAGGPVVVVGAGFIGAEVAATAVGMGLTDVAMVDPVEVPLSRVLNPEVAKDFAVLHESHGVTTRFGVSVTGIRVVPTGLEVVLADGTMLPATTVVVGIGAVPNDDWLSGSGITVQDGVVCDEFGRSVDDPRIWAVGDVARWWHPRYERTVRAEHWTNAVEQAACVAHNIVDPTALRSHTPVEYVWSDQYDRKIQLVGRTGGDQEHVRVDGADPGRSFAVLYADADGFFTGALTVSWPKALVACRRALHDGATAPRTLVDIRAAVEAARPRQRAAQEVL
- a CDS encoding class II aldolase/adducin family protein — its product is MKAPNSAELAPLRTLIAGACRVLAGRGLADGILGHISLRVDERRLLVRCRGPRERGLGYTLADDIRLVDLDGEPGAPGELDGYSPPNELPLHTEVLRRRPDVASVVHAHPPEVVAADLAGIEIRPIVGAFDIPGSRLAAGGVPVYRRGVLVRDRRLAAEMVDSMGARPVVLLRGHGITSAAATVEQAVLQAISVDALATLSLRVVTAGGRLADLPAEDMAELPDLGANFNTGVAWRHELARLAGVVDDRHPVGPSH
- a CDS encoding IclR family transcriptional regulator — encoded protein: MRQQKQVRGPEGIRVASGLAAPPPGTSSYVVAQRMLWRLAYDSVMKKSGTDVHTLASGPAPQYPIESVDNALKILLLLGERSELRLTEVAEYLGVASSTAHRLLAMLQYRGFIRQDSRSKVYRPGTALTAVAFAILQRFDVRETVRPSLESLNRELSETVHLGILDGTVVRFIDAIESPRAVRVASRLGQSMPANCTSTGKALLAQLSTDDLRRLFPNEELDGLTSNSIRSRTDLEIELDGVRRRGYATSNEESEEGVSSVSVAFPAGQSPVSLAMNVSVPVSRMNRSDIRRIGETLMTKVSEAATLLH